A window of Mycolicibacterium madagascariense genomic DNA:
CGACGACCGGCTCGAACAGCAGCGCGAGGCGTTCGGCAAGCTACGCGATCTCATCATCAACGCACCCGATCGCCTGGACGCGCTCACCCGGCAGCTGGTCGAACTGACCGCGCGCGTCGAGCCCGCCGCACAGACGCTGACGGCGCTGCACGGCCAATTCTCCGACACCGCGCTGGCGCCCGTCGCGGGCAACGTCGAGACCGCCCGGCATCGACTGTCGTTCGCCGACGAGAACATCACGCAGTCGCGCACCCTGGTCGCCAGGCCGGTGGGCAGTCAGACCGGACTCGTCGATGCGATCAGAGCCGCGGAATCGGCTCTGGGACAAGCCCGTACGCTGCTCGACGCGGTCGACGGCGCGGCCGCCGACATCAATCGCGCGACGGCCGCGCTGCCGGCCACCATCGCCGACGTCTCCAACGGCATCACCGCCGCGGCCGCCCACCTCGCCCGCGGCGGCGTCCCCCACGCCGCCGAGTTGTCCGCCGCCCGCGACGCCGCGGTCGCGGCGGTAGCGCACGCCCGGGACGCGGGCACCGCCGATCCCCTGGGCGCCTTCACGACCCTGACGAAGGCCGATGCCGAACTGGATCGGTGGCTCGCGACGATCAGCGACGAGCTCGAGACGGCCGAGCGGCTCGACCGTGCCTACGACCAGGCCCTGTTCAGCGCGCAGTCGCAGGTGCGTTCGGTCTCCGACTTCATCGACACCCGTCGCGGCAGCGTGGGGCCTGAGGCGCGGACGCGGCTCGCGGAGGCGACGGGTCAGCTGGCGGCGGCCCAGGCCGCCAAGGCGACCGACACCACCGCCGCGATCCAGCACGCCAACAGCGCTGCGCAGCTGGCCGCGCAGGCGCAGACCATGGCCAACGCCGACGTCGCCAACGCCCAGCAGCAGTTCACCGGCCGCGGCGGGCCCGGGGGTTTCGGCGGTGGGCACACCGGCGCCGTGCTCGGCGGCATCCTCATCGGCGACCTGCTGTCGGGGGCCATGCGCGGCGGCGGCGGTTTCGGCGGCGGCGGCTTCGGCGGCGGTGGCTTCGGTGGTGGCGGCGGCTGGAGTCCCGGCTCGTTCGGCGGGTCGGGCGGCGACTGGGGCGGTGGCGGCGGCCGCTTCTAGAGGCCCGTCCTCCCGCCGAGCAGTCGCAAAAGTGCCGCAGTCGCGGCGTGTCGCGACACCTTCACGTCTGCTCGCGGGGAGAAGTCAGGCGCCCTTGAGGCGGACGGCGAGGTAGTCGCCGACCGCGTCGATGGCCACCCGCTCCTGGGTCATCTCGTCGCGGGAGCGGATCGTCACCGCGTGGTCCTCGAGTGAGTCGAAGTCCAGGGTCACGCAGAACGGCGTGCCGATCTCGTCCTGGCGGCGATACCGGCGTCCGATCGCCCCGGCGTCGTCGAACTCGACGTTCCACGACTTGCGCAGTTCGGCGGCCAGGTCCTTTGCCTTCGGCGAGAGATCGGCGTTGCGCGACAGCGGCAATACCGCCGCCTTGACCGGGGCGAGCCGCGGATCCAGCTTGAGCACCGTCCGCTTGTCGACGCCGCCCTTGGCGTTGGGCGCCTCGTCCTCGTGATAGGAGTCGACGAGGAACGCCATGAGCGACCGCGTCAAACCGGCCGCGGGCTCGATGACGTAGGGGACGTAACGGGTTTCGGTCGCCTGATCGTAGAACGACAGGTCGGTGCCGGAATGCCTTGAGTGCGTAGACAAGTCGAAGTCCGTGCGGTTGGCGACGCCCTCGAGCTCACCCCACGGGTTGCCCGCGAAGCCGAACTTGTACTCGATGTCGACCGTGCGGTCGGAGTAGTGCGACAGCTTCTCCTTGGGATGCTCGTACAGCCGCAGGTTCTCCGGGTCGATGCCGAGGTCGACGTACCACTGCAACCGCGTGTCGATCCAGTACTGGTGCCATTCCGGCGCGGTCGACGGCTCGACGAAGAACTCCATCTCCATCTGCTCGAACTCGCGCGTGCGGAAGATGAAGTTGCCGGGGGTGATCTCGTTGCGAAAGCTCTTGCCGATCTGGCCGATTCCGAACGGCGGCTTGCGCCGAGACGTCGTCACCACGTTGGCGAAGTTGACGAAGATGCCCTGCGCGGTCTCGGGCCGCAGATAGTGCATGCCCTCCTCGGTCTCGATGGGCCCGAGGTACGTCTTGAGCATCATGTTGAAGTCGCGCGGCTCGGTCCACTGGCCCTTGGTGCCGCAGTCCGGACAGACGATCTCCGTCATCGGCACGGCATCAGGGTCGTCGAGCCCCTTCTTGAGCGCGTACGCCTCCTGCATGTGGTCCTGCCGATGGCGCTTGTGGCAGTTCAGGCATTCGACGAGCGGGTCGTTGAAGACCTCGACGTGCCCCGACGCCACCCACACCTCACGCGGCAGGATGATCGCGCTGTCCAGGCCCACGACGTCGTCACGGCCCGTGACGACGGACCGCCACCACTGCCGCTTGATGTTCTCCTTGAGCTCGACGCCCAGTGGGCCGTAGTCCCACGCCGACTTCGTACCGCCGTAGATCTCGCCGGACTGGTAGACGAGGCCACGGCGTTTTGCGAGGTTGGCTACGGTGTCGATGATGGAGGCCACGGGTCAACAGCGTAGCGAGTGCACCGTGGCGATCCGAATCACGGCAGCGCTCACTCGGTCAGGCTGCGCCGCACGTCAGCACCCGTCGTGAGCACCAGCAGGATCAGGGTGCGTAGCGCGTCCTCGGTCAGTCCGGCCGCAGGAAAGTTGTAGCGCAGCATGACGTCGGCGATGCGCTTCGAGGCGGGTTTGCGCGTCGACTTCGCCGTCGACCCGTTGGCCGGCGCCGTCGGCGCGTCGGCCGCCTTCTCGACCAGCGCGACGGTACCGAGCATCGTGCGGCCGGCCAGCTCGGCGACGCGTTCGCGAATCTTGTTGTTCAGCACCAGATCCCACGCCAACGGCTGAGTGAGCGACACCATCTCCAGACCCTCGCCGATCGTCACGATCCGCAGCGAGGCCACCATCCCGTCCACGCTGACGGTGAACGCGCCGTCGGCCTCCTCGACGAGCGTGGTCACCGCGCCCAGAGCCGACGTCAAGCGCTCGCTCAGGCTCGTCATTCGGCCCTCCCGCTCAGGCTCGTCATTCGGCCCTACCAAAGCGCCGATTGCGTCTGACGTACTCCTCGCACGCCTCCCACAGGTCCCGGCGGTCGTAGTCCGGCCACAGCTTGTCCTGGAAGACGAACTCGGCGTACGCCGCCTGCCACAGCAGGAAGTTGCTCGCCCGCTGCTCCCCCGACGTCCGGATGAACAGGTCGACGTCCGGGATGTCGTCGCGGTGCAGATGTTTCGCGAACGCGGCCTCGTTGATCCGGCCGGGGTTGATCCTGCCCTCGG
This region includes:
- a CDS encoding TPM domain-containing protein, which produces MRGKRSAGRLVSLLLAVSILGALLAPAIATAEPPQRLTTYVTDEAGVLDAAGLTAVKSAVDGLYGARRVRLWVVYVDTFSGQSSAQWARETVRINDFHPDQDALLAVATQDRAYDLVAGTKILSDSAQADLRRNQIEPALRNGDWAGAATAAATGLNPTAGASGGMSATGLAIVLAVVAVAVLALLLWRRHRRRQRREAELAAARRVNPADPDALASLSIDALDDLSKSIVVEVDNAVRTSDNELSLAIEEFGEADTAPFTQAVAAAKTALTQAFNVRQILDDTIPETPAQRRDLLTRVIVAAAKADDRLEQQREAFGKLRDLIINAPDRLDALTRQLVELTARVEPAAQTLTALHGQFSDTALAPVAGNVETARHRLSFADENITQSRTLVARPVGSQTGLVDAIRAAESALGQARTLLDAVDGAAADINRATAALPATIADVSNGITAAAAHLARGGVPHAAELSAARDAAVAAVAHARDAGTADPLGAFTTLTKADAELDRWLATISDELETAERLDRAYDQALFSAQSQVRSVSDFIDTRRGSVGPEARTRLAEATGQLAAAQAAKATDTTAAIQHANSAAQLAAQAQTMANADVANAQQQFTGRGGPGGFGGGHTGAVLGGILIGDLLSGAMRGGGGFGGGGFGGGGFGGGGGWSPGSFGGSGGDWGGGGGRF
- a CDS encoding glycine--tRNA ligase, with protein sequence MASIIDTVANLAKRRGLVYQSGEIYGGTKSAWDYGPLGVELKENIKRQWWRSVVTGRDDVVGLDSAIILPREVWVASGHVEVFNDPLVECLNCHKRHRQDHMQEAYALKKGLDDPDAVPMTEIVCPDCGTKGQWTEPRDFNMMLKTYLGPIETEEGMHYLRPETAQGIFVNFANVVTTSRRKPPFGIGQIGKSFRNEITPGNFIFRTREFEQMEMEFFVEPSTAPEWHQYWIDTRLQWYVDLGIDPENLRLYEHPKEKLSHYSDRTVDIEYKFGFAGNPWGELEGVANRTDFDLSTHSRHSGTDLSFYDQATETRYVPYVIEPAAGLTRSLMAFLVDSYHEDEAPNAKGGVDKRTVLKLDPRLAPVKAAVLPLSRNADLSPKAKDLAAELRKSWNVEFDDAGAIGRRYRRQDEIGTPFCVTLDFDSLEDHAVTIRSRDEMTQERVAIDAVGDYLAVRLKGA